Proteins co-encoded in one Sulfurimonas sp. HSL1-2 genomic window:
- a CDS encoding DegT/DnrJ/EryC1/StrS aminotransferase family protein, translating into MHSNTVRYIRNLFRSSGAVPLHAPRFVGNEKNYLGSCIESVEVSSEGEYVERFEGMVSEYCGARHAVAFNASESAMRVALVLAGTGPDCEVLTQPLAHAMTANTVDSLGAEPIFIDVERKTMGMDPDRLREFLAYNAEVRDEGCFNRRTQRRITACVPVHILGFPCRIDEIRTVCDEYGIMLIEDATEAFGSSYKGTMAGRFGHCGIYGFEGHKIATCGDGGVLVCDDEALAEAARSTGTIPYLSDAKEAAQGRFSCRMSNLNAAVGCAQMEHMKTIVTKQRDLARRYQEFFADYEEEEEVKLFRVKKQSEPNCWLNALLFEAPEDRDAFLDATNAEGVATSALWPLISDLPRFCECAGTDADNARWLQAHIATLPSGVR; encoded by the coding sequence ATGCACAGCAACACCGTACGCTATATCCGTAACCTTTTCAGAAGCAGCGGGGCGGTTCCCCTGCATGCACCGCGTTTCGTGGGGAACGAAAAGAACTACCTCGGCAGCTGTATCGAAAGTGTAGAGGTCTCATCGGAGGGCGAATACGTCGAACGGTTCGAAGGGATGGTCAGCGAATACTGCGGGGCCCGCCATGCCGTTGCCTTCAACGCTTCCGAATCGGCGATGCGCGTCGCCCTCGTCCTGGCGGGGACGGGTCCCGACTGCGAAGTCCTGACCCAGCCGCTCGCCCACGCCATGACGGCCAACACCGTCGACAGCCTCGGTGCTGAGCCCATTTTCATCGACGTCGAACGCAAGACGATGGGCATGGACCCGGACCGGTTGCGCGAGTTCCTTGCCTACAACGCAGAAGTCCGCGATGAGGGGTGTTTCAACCGCCGCACCCAACGCCGCATCACCGCCTGCGTTCCGGTCCATATTCTGGGCTTTCCCTGCCGCATCGATGAGATCCGGACCGTCTGCGACGAGTACGGCATCATGCTTATCGAGGATGCAACGGAGGCCTTCGGATCGTCGTATAAAGGGACCATGGCAGGACGTTTCGGCCACTGCGGTATCTACGGTTTCGAAGGCCATAAGATCGCCACATGCGGGGACGGCGGCGTGCTCGTCTGTGACGACGAGGCCTTGGCGGAAGCGGCGAGAAGCACCGGTACGATCCCCTATCTTTCCGATGCGAAGGAAGCAGCCCAGGGGCGTTTCAGCTGCCGTATGTCCAATCTGAATGCGGCGGTCGGCTGTGCCCAGATGGAGCATATGAAAACGATCGTCACCAAACAGCGCGATCTTGCCCGCCGCTACCAGGAGTTCTTTGCCGACTACGAAGAGGAGGAGGAAGTCAAGCTCTTCCGGGTGAAAAAACAGAGCGAGCCCAACTGCTGGCTCAATGCCCTGCTCTTCGAAGCGCCCGAAGACCGCGATGCCTTTTTGGATGCGACGAATGCCGAAGGGGTCGCCACGAGCGCCCTCTGGCCGCTGATCAGCGACCTGCCGCGTTTTTGCGAATGCGCCGGCACGGATGCGGACAATGCGCGCTGGCTCCAGGCGCATATCGCCACCCTGCCCAGCGGGGTGCGCTAG
- a CDS encoding lysophospholipid acyltransferase family protein: MKILARINWVYSTLVIFTGLLLKILLYPFVPRPYASKISAWFIRTLIFVHVREIGTPDPEAQMYIINHQSELDIGVIESATKRELAWVAKKELFEIPFFSLAVRLSREIPLERESKSALVALLKAAKERIDDGRIVCIFPEGTRSESGRMRRFKPGAKLIADKLGLTVQPVVLIHTARFFSTKRMTAAPGVITAVYLESVRADKNDKKWLEQLQLRMQETYDRYEQRKKP, translated from the coding sequence ATGAAGATACTTGCGCGGATTAACTGGGTTTACAGCACCCTCGTCATTTTTACGGGGCTGCTGCTTAAAATCCTGCTCTACCCTTTCGTCCCCCGCCCCTATGCTTCTAAAATTTCCGCCTGGTTTATCCGGACACTGATCTTCGTCCATGTGCGTGAAATCGGTACTCCCGATCCCGAGGCGCAGATGTATATCATCAACCACCAGAGCGAACTCGACATCGGTGTCATCGAGAGCGCGACAAAGCGCGAGCTCGCCTGGGTCGCCAAAAAAGAGCTCTTCGAAATCCCCTTTTTCTCGCTGGCTGTCCGCCTCTCCCGGGAAATCCCCCTGGAACGCGAAAGCAAAAGTGCGCTTGTCGCCCTGCTCAAAGCGGCCAAGGAGCGGATTGACGACGGGCGTATCGTCTGTATCTTCCCCGAAGGCACCCGTTCGGAAAGCGGCCGGATGCGCCGCTTCAAACCCGGGGCGAAACTGATCGCCGACAAGCTCGGCCTGACGGTACAGCCCGTCGTGCTGATTCATACCGCCCGATTTTTCAGTACCAAGCGCATGACCGCCGCACCGGGCGTCATCACAGCGGTCTACCTGGAGAGCGTCCGGGCGGACAAAAACGACAAGAAATGGCTGGAACAGCTGCAGCTTCGGATGCAGGAAACCTATGACCGTTACGAACAAAGGAAAAAACCATGA
- a CDS encoding histidine phosphatase family protein, translated as MIKTLYLIHHAKSDWEEPGASDFERGLTDRGYRDINTIGSYLLLRGIVPDLILSSSALRAQESADRLAKKVGFEGPLLYLSELYLTPPETILETVMLQEDDADTIFVIGHNPQLTAFANMLTEEHVSKIPSMGVVAMRFDIDDWQGLETQKGDIDFFIFPKQFKYYLPNQIRAVLDRNG; from the coding sequence ATCATCAAAACGCTATATCTGATTCATCATGCGAAATCCGACTGGGAAGAGCCGGGCGCGAGCGATTTTGAGCGCGGATTGACCGACAGGGGATACCGGGATATCAATACGATCGGGTCGTACCTGCTGCTGCGCGGGATCGTGCCCGATCTCATCCTCTCCAGCAGTGCGCTTCGTGCGCAGGAGAGTGCGGACAGGCTGGCTAAAAAAGTCGGTTTTGAAGGGCCGCTGCTCTACCTGAGCGAACTTTACCTGACGCCGCCGGAGACGATACTCGAAACCGTCATGCTGCAGGAGGATGACGCCGATACGATCTTTGTCATCGGACATAACCCGCAGCTGACCGCATTCGCGAATATGCTGACAGAAGAGCATGTCTCAAAGATCCCGTCGATGGGGGTCGTGGCGATGCGGTTCGACATCGACGACTGGCAGGGGCTGGAAACACAAAAGGGCGACATCGACTTTTTCATCTTTCCGAAGCAGTTCAAGTACTATCTGCCCAACCAGATCCGGGCCGTGCTCGACCGGAACGGGTAA
- a CDS encoding response regulator transcription factor — translation MTLKIVREDATKESAMLNIIIADDHEIVRSGLIMLIEQQEGMSVADNASSFDELMACLARRAYTLLILDLNLGDKNGMESIESVSARHPELPILVLSAYPEDPYALQAFRAGASGYLNKAVIGAELVRAIQTVAKGKKYISPTLEESMPYGTDLGKQEKAMTAALSKRELEVLSFIARGSSYKEIAAELGVSPKTVSTYRTRILEKLNLSSTTELLRFAFEHDIAAY, via the coding sequence ATGACGCTCAAAATCGTCCGGGAAGACGCTACGAAAGAGAGTGCCATGCTGAACATTATCATTGCCGACGACCATGAAATCGTCCGCAGCGGGCTGATCATGCTGATCGAGCAGCAGGAGGGGATGTCCGTGGCGGACAACGCCTCCTCCTTCGATGAGCTGATGGCCTGTCTTGCACGCAGGGCATATACCCTGCTGATCCTCGATCTGAACCTCGGGGACAAAAACGGCATGGAATCGATCGAAAGCGTCAGTGCGCGTCACCCCGAACTTCCCATCCTCGTCCTCAGCGCCTATCCAGAGGACCCTTATGCCCTGCAGGCGTTCCGGGCCGGTGCCTCTGGCTACCTCAACAAAGCCGTCATCGGCGCCGAACTCGTGCGGGCCATCCAGACCGTGGCCAAAGGCAAAAAATACATCAGCCCCACCCTGGAAGAGAGCATGCCCTACGGCACCGATCTCGGCAAGCAGGAAAAGGCGATGACCGCCGCGCTCTCCAAACGCGAGCTGGAGGTACTCTCCTTTATTGCACGGGGCAGCTCTTACAAGGAGATCGCCGCGGAACTGGGCGTCAGTCCCAAAACCGTCTCCACCTACCGGACCCGTATCCTGGAGAAGCTGAACCTCTCCAGCACGACGGAACTGCTCCGTTTCGCCTTCGAACACGATATCGCAGCCTACTGA
- the purQ gene encoding phosphoribosylformylglycinamidine synthase subunit PurQ has product MKVSIIQFPGTNCEYDTQYAFEKLGATTEIVWHKETSIAADTDLVVVAGGFSYGDYLRSGAIARFSPVMQAVEAHAARGGKVLGICNGFQVLTESRLLPGALKRNEHLHFISRHHHLKVVGNENTFLQKLNKGDVVNIPIAHHDGNYYIDPEGLKALYDNDQVLLHYCDSEGNVSNPNGSVDAIAGVCNADKNVFGLMPHPERAMESILGSADGKAMLEGFFAS; this is encoded by the coding sequence ACTGCGAGTACGATACGCAGTACGCTTTCGAAAAGCTGGGAGCGACGACGGAGATCGTCTGGCACAAAGAGACCAGCATCGCCGCTGACACCGACCTGGTCGTCGTTGCGGGCGGTTTCAGCTACGGCGACTACCTGCGCAGCGGTGCCATCGCCCGCTTCAGTCCCGTCATGCAGGCCGTCGAGGCCCATGCAGCACGCGGCGGAAAAGTGCTCGGTATCTGCAACGGTTTCCAGGTCCTGACCGAATCGCGTCTGCTGCCGGGTGCGTTGAAACGCAATGAGCACCTCCATTTCATCTCCCGCCACCACCACCTCAAAGTCGTCGGTAATGAGAATACCTTCCTGCAGAAGCTGAACAAGGGCGACGTCGTGAACATCCCCATCGCCCACCACGACGGGAACTACTACATCGATCCGGAGGGCCTCAAGGCGCTCTACGATAACGACCAGGTCCTGCTGCACTACTGTGACAGCGAAGGCAATGTCAGCAACCCCAACGGTTCCGTCGATGCCATCGCCGGTGTCTGCAACGCCGACAAGAACGTTTTCGGCCTGATGCCGCACCCCGAGCGTGCCATGGAATCGATCCTCGGTTCCGCGGACGGCAAAGCGATGCTTGAAGGGTTCTTCGCTTCGTAA
- a CDS encoding YqiA/YcfP family alpha/beta fold hydrolase encodes MILYIHGFASCGDSTKTRLLKTHFGETEVLSPDVPVEPDTAMAALRRVIEQYDISLLIGSSLGGFYATALSSEFGLDAVLINPSVHPYQTLAPYVGTNTFWCSGEPFEWKSEYLLQLARIAETMRLPDARLLVLLQTGDELLDYKVAEAVYEGYEVVVETGGNHRFENLGAYLERIETFYRDA; translated from the coding sequence ATGATCCTCTATATCCACGGCTTCGCCAGCTGCGGCGATTCGACGAAAACCCGCCTGCTCAAGACGCATTTCGGTGAAACCGAGGTGCTTTCCCCCGATGTCCCGGTCGAACCGGACACCGCCATGGCGGCACTGCGCCGTGTGATCGAGCAGTATGATATTTCCCTCTTGATCGGTTCGTCACTGGGCGGCTTCTATGCGACGGCGCTGAGCAGCGAGTTTGGGCTCGATGCCGTACTGATCAACCCCTCCGTGCATCCCTACCAGACCCTGGCGCCGTATGTGGGCACCAATACGTTCTGGTGCAGCGGGGAACCCTTTGAATGGAAAAGCGAGTACCTGCTGCAGCTGGCACGCATTGCCGAGACGATGCGGCTGCCGGATGCACGGCTGCTGGTCCTGCTGCAGACGGGGGACGAGCTACTTGATTACAAGGTGGCCGAGGCCGTTTACGAAGGGTATGAGGTCGTGGTGGAAACGGGCGGAAATCACCGTTTTGAAAATCTGGGGGCGTACCTGGAACGGATCGAAACGTTTTACCGCGATGCCTAG
- a CDS encoding PAS domain-containing protein, translating into MERPTPTDAEHEVTDVDMIVSKADAEGKITYTNPIFMKISGYSQGDLLDQPHAILRHPDMPKVIFKYLWENIKAGKDVYAFVKNLCKDGGYYLVLAQVRMAKNPDGSFRNYVSTRRRMTQKARDVILPLYAKLLEIEKSEGVEASEKALLDFLAENGQSADTFNDFMQSLNK; encoded by the coding sequence ATGGAAAGACCGACACCGACCGATGCGGAACATGAAGTAACCGACGTGGATATGATCGTATCCAAAGCGGATGCCGAAGGGAAAATCACCTACACCAACCCGATTTTTATGAAGATCTCCGGTTACTCGCAGGGCGACCTGCTGGATCAGCCGCATGCGATCCTGCGCCATCCCGATATGCCGAAAGTGATCTTCAAGTACCTCTGGGAGAACATCAAAGCGGGCAAAGACGTCTATGCGTTTGTCAAAAACCTCTGTAAAGACGGGGGATACTACCTCGTACTTGCCCAGGTCCGTATGGCCAAGAACCCGGACGGCTCATTCAGAAACTACGTTTCGACGCGCCGCCGTATGACGCAGAAGGCCCGGGACGTCATCCTCCCGCTCTATGCGAAGCTGCTTGAGATCGAAAAGAGCGAGGGTGTTGAGGCTTCCGAAAAAGCGCTGCTGGATTTTCTTGCCGAAAACGGCCAGAGCGCGGACACATTCAACGACTTCATGCAGTCGCTGAACAAATAA
- the crcB gene encoding fluoride efflux transporter CrcB has product MSLATLLAIGSGGFIGAVLRAYLNGLISHRVPHDLPFGTLGVNLIGSFIMGILVAYFMYTTYFSLHVKSFLSTGILGALTTYSTFAIESVMLLNGGHLALAAANIGLNALGTVFMAGAGFRLASAFVR; this is encoded by the coding sequence ATGAGCCTTGCCACCCTGCTCGCCATCGGAAGCGGCGGTTTTATCGGCGCCGTTCTGCGGGCATACCTCAACGGGCTTATCTCCCATCGTGTTCCCCATGACCTCCCCTTCGGCACCCTCGGCGTCAACCTGATCGGCAGTTTCATCATGGGAATCCTCGTCGCCTATTTCATGTACACGACCTACTTCTCGCTGCACGTCAAATCCTTCCTCTCGACGGGGATCCTTGGGGCTTTGACGACCTATTCGACCTTCGCGATCGAGAGTGTCATGCTGCTTAACGGCGGTCACCTTGCCCTGGCGGCCGCCAATATCGGGCTGAATGCCCTGGGAACCGTCTTCATGGCCGGAGCTGGATTCAGACTGGCATCGGCCTTCGTGCGCTGA